In Mycoplasmopsis fermentans PG18, one genomic interval encodes:
- the rpsG gene encoding 30S ribosomal protein S7, which translates to MSRKHSAPIREVLADPVFNSVLVTKLINTIMLDGKKSIAQDILYSAFNIIKEKTNKEPMEVFLAAVENVTPQLEVRTRRIGGTNYQVPTEVSDRRKQTLSLRWLVQYARLRNEKTMDVRLANEIIDASNKTGGAIKKREDTHKMAEANRAFAHFRW; encoded by the coding sequence ATGTCAAGAAAACATTCTGCACCTATAAGAGAAGTTTTAGCTGATCCAGTTTTTAACTCAGTATTAGTTACAAAATTAATTAACACTATTATGCTAGATGGTAAAAAATCTATCGCTCAAGATATCCTTTATTCAGCTTTCAATATCATTAAAGAAAAAACAAACAAAGAACCAATGGAAGTGTTTTTAGCTGCTGTGGAAAATGTTACTCCACAACTTGAAGTTAGAACACGTAGGATTGGTGGAACAAACTATCAAGTTCCAACAGAAGTTTCAGATCGTCGTAAACAAACATTAAGTTTAAGATGATTAGTGCAATATGCACGTCTTAGAAATGAAAAAACAATGGATGTTAGATTAGCTAACGAAATCATTGATGCATCAAACAAAACAGGTGGCGCAATTAAGAAACGTGAAGACACACACAAAATGGCTGAAGCTAACCGCGCATTTGCACACTTCAGATGATAA
- a CDS encoding ATPase AAA, which produces MPRLVDQKIKDSLEVIGGIFLVGPKYCGKTWTGTNFTKSQINILKNNLDYVFDLNNTLQGKTPRLIDEWQIRPEIWNAVVNEISVRRIYFNWINTK; this is translated from the coding sequence TTGCCTAGACTTGTTGACCAAAAAATAAAAGATTCCTTAGAAGTTATTGGAGGAATATTTTTGGTTGGCCCTAAATATTGTGGCAAAACATGAACAGGAACTAATTTTACTAAAAGTCAAATAAACATACTAAAAAACAATTTAGACTATGTATTTGATTTAAACAATACCCTTCAAGGAAAAACACCTCGACTTATAGATGAGTGACAAATTAGACCAGAAATTTGAAATGCTGTAGTCAATGAAATTAGTGTTAGAAGAATATATTTTAACTGGATCAATACTAAGTAA
- the dnaB gene encoding replicative DNA helicase, whose amino-acid sequence MPNNNPSNAPINTSRHINSRYEESLLGLILTDNKNAPKIVPYLLEEDFAILENQRLFSVFKELFENNISINEENIFTVAKKRNFVQITPLYLSKLYHTAGFSSNIQTYLEELVKLTKLRLIESRLALVQRRLDVEKAINEKDVISDLQNLLLDIDRSQVSADFLTAKEVSDEYFKDLENRHSRDLNELNGLATGYDNLDQITQGLHGGELIIIAARPAMGKTAFALNIASNVAKRKNRRAVFFTLEMSSNQLMGRIYSLNTNVPLQKLKQPQTITDNEFLLINSLKQDVIDKMNLFIDESVNNELNTLLWKCRRLHKVSPIDLIVIDYLQLISSDSNRRNESRQNEIAKISRSLKTLALELNVPIIALSQLSREVEKREDKRPIMSDLRESGNIEQDADIVMFLYRENYYKKQVSQETKDLFGDIGEKIDIIIAKHRNGPTGIFPLWFKMSCGRFINFENEQIAVSSDDDEEEE is encoded by the coding sequence ATGCCAAATAATAATCCAAGTAATGCACCAATAAATACATCTCGTCATATTAACTCTAGATATGAGGAGTCTCTTTTAGGCTTAATCTTAACAGACAACAAAAACGCACCTAAAATTGTGCCTTACTTACTTGAAGAAGACTTTGCAATTTTAGAAAATCAAAGACTTTTCTCTGTTTTTAAAGAACTATTTGAAAACAACATTTCGATTAATGAAGAAAACATTTTTACTGTTGCTAAAAAAAGAAACTTTGTTCAAATAACACCTTTATATTTATCTAAACTTTATCATACTGCTGGTTTCTCATCTAATATTCAAACTTACTTAGAAGAATTAGTTAAGTTAACAAAATTACGTTTAATTGAATCACGTTTAGCTTTAGTTCAAAGAAGACTTGATGTTGAAAAAGCAATCAATGAAAAAGATGTTATTTCAGATTTACAAAACCTATTACTTGACATTGATCGTAGTCAAGTTAGTGCAGACTTTTTAACAGCCAAAGAAGTTAGCGATGAATACTTTAAAGATTTAGAAAATCGCCACTCAAGAGATCTAAATGAATTAAATGGACTAGCAACAGGTTACGACAATTTAGACCAAATTACTCAAGGTCTACATGGTGGTGAATTAATTATTATTGCTGCTCGTCCAGCAATGGGTAAAACTGCTTTTGCTCTTAATATTGCTTCAAATGTTGCTAAAAGAAAAAACAGAAGAGCTGTCTTCTTTACGCTTGAAATGTCATCAAACCAACTTATGGGTAGAATTTATAGCTTGAACACAAATGTGCCACTTCAAAAACTAAAACAACCTCAAACAATTACAGATAATGAATTTCTTTTAATCAACAGTTTAAAACAAGATGTAATTGACAAAATGAACTTATTTATAGATGAATCAGTAAATAATGAATTAAATACACTGCTTTGAAAATGTCGTCGTTTACACAAAGTTAGTCCAATTGATTTAATTGTTATTGACTACTTACAATTGATTTCATCAGACTCAAATAGAAGAAATGAAAGTCGGCAAAATGAAATAGCTAAAATTAGCCGTTCATTAAAAACATTAGCCTTAGAATTAAATGTTCCAATTATTGCACTAAGCCAACTTTCCCGTGAAGTTGAAAAACGTGAAGACAAAAGACCTATTATGTCTGACTTACGTGAATCAGGTAACATTGAACAAGATGCCGATATTGTTATGTTCTTATATCGTGAAAATTATTATAAAAAACAAGTCTCACAAGAAACCAAAGATCTCTTTGGAGATATTGGAGAAAAAATAGATATCATTATTGCAAAACACAGAAATGGACCAACAGGAATTTTTCCATTATGATTCAAAATGTCATGTGGTCGTTTCATTAATTTTGAAAATGAACAAATTGCCGTCTCAAGTGATGATGACGAAGAAGAGGAATAA
- a CDS encoding CNNM domain-containing protein — translation MDPKLKLGLSIFGLVILLIASGIFSASETAYTSLNVGKIETMVGNKEFGHKIIKKQHTFFNQTLSTILICNNIVNIAASALTSWLLSTYLGKKFESYNVLISTAVMTPIIVLFGEITPKLIAKSKPEATVKVFCYLLIILYYLFWPITYPISKIGKKIYITNTENDVKNIIDIAQNEGVLEANESIMAQNALDLDSTKVKKHYIRLKDVSIIDANANIQEAFEIFKDTNYSRIPVKKDENLIGILHLKDVFFLQKGKVINYFKTVPTISANASLSSALEKMRYQRAQMAFVTPNNNSSEIIGIITIEDIIEEIVGEIYDEFDDEELKDIFEISLEHFHVSASLTMKELIKKLEIELDLEEEENELTLHKWLEKRLGHKLYKNTKYEYNDVYFKVIDLGTNRFKNVRVDIELGNKADILNTDETLTDNEKN, via the coding sequence ATGGACCCGAAACTGAAATTAGGATTAAGCATATTCGGACTAGTTATTTTGTTAATAGCTAGCGGAATTTTTAGTGCCAGTGAAACTGCTTATACATCCTTAAATGTTGGCAAAATTGAAACAATGGTTGGCAATAAAGAATTTGGCCACAAAATAATCAAAAAACAACATACATTTTTCAACCAAACTTTAAGTACTATTTTAATATGCAACAATATAGTTAATATTGCTGCTTCGGCCTTAACATCCTGACTCTTATCAACTTACTTAGGTAAAAAATTCGAATCATATAACGTTTTAATTTCAACTGCTGTAATGACTCCAATAATTGTTTTATTTGGAGAAATTACACCTAAATTAATAGCCAAAAGTAAACCTGAAGCGACAGTTAAAGTTTTCTGCTACTTGTTAATTATTTTATATTACTTGTTTTGACCAATTACCTATCCAATAAGCAAGATTGGTAAAAAAATCTATATAACAAATACAGAAAATGATGTTAAAAATATTATTGATATTGCGCAAAACGAAGGCGTTTTAGAGGCTAATGAAAGCATCATGGCTCAAAATGCTTTAGACTTAGATAGTACCAAAGTTAAAAAACACTACATAAGATTAAAAGATGTATCTATAATTGATGCTAATGCTAATATTCAAGAAGCATTTGAAATTTTTAAAGATACAAACTATAGCCGTATTCCTGTTAAAAAAGATGAAAATTTAATTGGCATTTTACACTTAAAAGATGTCTTCTTTTTACAAAAAGGTAAAGTTATAAACTATTTTAAAACTGTGCCTACTATTAGTGCTAATGCTTCTCTTTCTTCGGCTCTAGAAAAAATGAGGTACCAAAGAGCTCAAATGGCTTTTGTTACACCAAATAACAACTCAAGTGAAATAATTGGAATTATTACAATTGAAGACATTATTGAAGAAATTGTTGGCGAAATTTATGATGAATTTGATGATGAAGAATTAAAAGACATTTTTGAAATTAGTCTTGAACACTTCCATGTCTCAGCTTCTTTAACAATGAAAGAATTAATTAAAAAACTAGAAATAGAATTAGATCTTGAAGAAGAAGAAAATGAATTAACACTTCATAAATGATTAGAAAAAAGACTCGGCCACAAACTTTATAAAAATACAAAATATGAATACAATGATGTTTACTTTAAAGTTATAGACTTAGGAACTAACAGATTCAAAAATGTCCGTGTAGATATTGAATTAGGTAATAAAGCAGACATTTTAAATACTGATGAAACCTTAACTGATAATGAAAAAAATTAA
- the metK gene encoding methionine adenosyltransferase produces the protein MNLNKQILFTSESVGQGHPDKICDQISDAILDEYLRKDPYSRCAIETMATGNMLIIAGEASSKANVDHKQIAVNVLKKAGQYSDHLRFHLDVKKQSTDISQGVIRANEEIGAGDQGIMFGYATNETRNYMPLAITLAHEIVKRADKLRERGLFKYAKSDMKSQVTLDYTDSKRIKVDTILFSCQHEENFNEKEFKEYIVKNIFEPVLQDYSLKLPVKILINPTGRFVIGGPIGDTGLTGRKIIVDTYGGAARHGGGAFSGKDATKVDRSAAYACRYVTKNLVAAGCADKIELQVSYAIGVAEPVSILVETFGTEKIAKDKIVSIVHKLFDLRPKHIIESLNLRRPIYQQTSYFGHFGREDLDLPWEKLDKVEAIKKLMK, from the coding sequence ATGAACTTAAATAAACAAATTTTATTCACAAGCGAATCAGTTGGACAAGGGCATCCTGATAAAATTTGTGATCAAATTAGCGATGCAATTTTAGATGAATATTTAAGAAAAGATCCTTATTCTCGTTGTGCTATTGAAACTATGGCTACAGGTAATATGCTAATTATTGCAGGTGAAGCAAGCTCAAAAGCAAATGTTGATCATAAGCAGATTGCGGTTAATGTATTAAAGAAAGCGGGTCAATATTCAGATCATTTAAGATTCCATCTTGATGTTAAAAAACAAAGTACAGATATAAGTCAAGGTGTTATTAGAGCCAATGAAGAAATTGGTGCAGGTGACCAAGGAATTATGTTTGGTTATGCAACAAATGAAACAAGAAACTATATGCCTTTAGCTATTACATTAGCTCATGAAATTGTTAAACGTGCTGATAAATTAAGAGAACGAGGCCTATTTAAATATGCTAAAAGTGATATGAAAAGTCAAGTGACTTTAGACTATACAGATAGTAAAAGAATTAAAGTTGATACTATTTTATTTTCATGTCAACATGAAGAAAACTTTAATGAAAAAGAATTTAAAGAATATATTGTAAAGAATATCTTTGAGCCTGTTTTACAGGACTATTCGTTAAAATTGCCTGTTAAAATTTTAATCAATCCTACAGGGCGTTTTGTTATAGGCGGACCTATTGGAGACACTGGCTTAACAGGTCGTAAAATCATAGTAGATACTTACGGTGGAGCAGCTCGTCATGGTGGCGGAGCTTTTAGTGGTAAGGATGCGACTAAGGTTGATAGATCAGCAGCTTACGCATGTCGTTATGTAACTAAAAATTTAGTTGCTGCAGGTTGTGCAGATAAAATTGAATTACAAGTTTCTTATGCTATTGGTGTTGCTGAACCTGTTTCAATTTTAGTTGAAACTTTTGGTACAGAAAAAATCGCAAAGGATAAAATTGTTTCAATTGTTCATAAACTTTTTGACTTACGTCCAAAACACATTATTGAAAGTTTAAATTTAAGAAGACCTATTTATCAACAAACCTCATACTTTGGACACTTTGGTCGTGAAGATTTAGATCTCCCTTGAGAAAAATTAGACAAAGTTGAAGCTATCAAAAAATTAATGAAATAA
- a CDS encoding DUF4143 domain-containing protein, which yields MDFDKYNLFLKSLARNEGQTIKLSAIANYINNVAKIDTRTIDDYLNIVSKLFIIEKQESYIPNYLSSKKVLNTAKLRFIDSSIPINILGLTPKFLVDNPNMLGVFFESLVIRDLRVYGQLFNWNILHYRDKWSNEVDCILQLKNGDFAAIKIKLSNSYEEQTATGLLRFKKEMEEEQKLAKINREKMYKKVPKWLIIISGTAQKAYQREDKIFVIPYKMLCE from the coding sequence ATAGACTTTGACAAATACAATTTATTTCTTAAATCACTAGCAAGAAATGAAGGTCAAACAATCAAATTAAGTGCTATTGCAAATTATATAAATAATGTTGCTAAAATTGATACAAGAACAATTGATGATTATTTGAATATTGTTTCAAAATTATTTATTATTGAAAAACAAGAATCATATATTCCAAATTATTTGTCAAGTAAAAAAGTTTTAAATACTGCAAAATTAAGATTTATTGATTCTTCTATTCCAATAAACATTTTAGGCTTAACACCCAAATTTCTTGTTGATAATCCAAACATGTTAGGTGTCTTTTTTGAATCATTAGTTATTAGAGACTTGCGCGTTTATGGTCAATTATTTAATTGAAATATTTTACATTATAGAGATAAATGGTCAAATGAGGTAGACTGTATTTTGCAACTTAAAAATGGAGACTTTGCAGCCATTAAAATTAAATTAAGTAATAGTTATGAAGAGCAAACAGCTACAGGCTTACTTAGGTTTAAAAAAGAAATGGAAGAAGAACAAAAATTAGCTAAAATCAATAGGGAAAAAATGTACAAAAAAGTACCTAAATGATTAATAATAATTAGTGGGACAGCTCAAAAGGCATATCAAAGAGAAGATAAAATTTTTGTAATTCCATATAAAATGCTTTGTGAATAA
- the rplI gene encoding 50S ribosomal protein L9 produces MKVILIKDCDKGKANTIIEVSAGYGNNFLIAKGFAVVYNDKTKKELEQRLSELTKNEMEKRSEALELKDQIEKLTLKYTLDAHIDNNGNLIAHGAVSTKDIVKDLVQNGYKLDKYAVQKVHLVSNGLHDIDVILYKDIIAKLKVEVIINAK; encoded by the coding sequence ATGAAAGTAATATTGATTAAAGATTGTGATAAAGGTAAAGCCAATACAATTATTGAAGTTTCAGCTGGTTATGGTAATAACTTCTTAATTGCAAAAGGTTTTGCAGTTGTCTATAATGACAAGACTAAAAAAGAGCTTGAACAAAGACTTAGTGAGCTTACTAAAAATGAAATGGAAAAACGTTCAGAAGCTCTTGAACTTAAAGATCAAATTGAAAAATTAACTTTAAAATATACTTTAGATGCGCATATTGACAATAATGGAAATTTAATTGCTCATGGTGCTGTATCAACCAAAGATATTGTTAAAGATTTAGTCCAAAATGGCTATAAATTAGATAAATACGCAGTTCAAAAAGTTCATTTAGTATCTAATGGATTGCATGATATAGATGTTATTTTATATAAAGATATCATTGCAAAATTGAAAGTAGAAGTGATAATTAATGCCAAATAA
- the rpsL gene encoding 30S ribosomal protein S12: MPTTNQLVTSGRVSKVRKQKAPALNLSFNTLTKEGRKLPAPFKRGVCTRVATMTPKKPNSAMRKYARVKLSNGMEVTAYIGGEGHNLQEHSVVLIRGGRVKDLPGVRYHIVRGTQDLAGVNNRKQGRSLYGTKKEKAAK, from the coding sequence ATGCCTACAACAAATCAACTTGTTACAAGTGGTAGAGTTTCTAAAGTTCGTAAGCAAAAAGCACCTGCTTTGAACTTAAGTTTCAATACACTAACAAAAGAAGGTCGTAAGTTGCCAGCTCCATTTAAACGTGGTGTATGTACTCGTGTTGCAACTATGACTCCTAAAAAACCTAACTCAGCTATGCGTAAATATGCTCGTGTTAAGTTATCAAATGGTATGGAAGTTACTGCCTACATTGGTGGTGAAGGACACAACTTACAAGAACACTCAGTTGTTCTTATTCGTGGTGGTAGAGTAAAGGATTTACCTGGTGTTAGATACCACATCGTTCGTGGTACTCAAGATTTAGCTGGTGTTAATAACCGTAAACAAGGACGTAGTCTTTACGGAACTAAAAAAGAAAAGGCTGCTAAATAG
- the rplL gene encoding 50S ribosomal protein L7/L12 encodes MAKLTKESFISSLKEMSIKEVMELVEAMKEEFGIDPSAVAVAAAPAAAAAAEGPSVVTVSITSDNGKKLPIVKAVKELLNLALMDANKLVSNLPAVVKENIKPDEAEAIKAKLVEAGATVEVK; translated from the coding sequence ATGGCAAAATTAACAAAAGAATCATTCATTTCATCATTAAAAGAAATGTCAATTAAAGAAGTTATGGAATTAGTTGAAGCAATGAAAGAAGAATTTGGAATTGACCCATCAGCTGTTGCTGTTGCTGCTGCTCCTGCTGCAGCTGCAGCTGCTGAAGGTCCTTCAGTAGTTACAGTTTCAATTACTTCAGACAATGGTAAAAAATTACCTATTGTTAAAGCAGTTAAAGAATTATTAAACTTAGCTTTAATGGATGCAAACAAATTAGTTTCAAACCTTCCAGCTGTTGTTAAAGAAAACATCAAACCAGATGAAGCAGAAGCTATCAAAGCTAAACTTGTTGAAGCTGGTGCTACAGTTGAAGTTAAATAA
- the fusA gene encoding elongation factor G: protein MARQYKLEDYLNIGIMAHIDAGKTTTTERILLHTGKIHKLGETHDGASQMDWMAQEQERGITITSAATTAFWKGKRINIIDTPGHVDFTVEVERSLRVLDGAVTVLDAQSGVEPQTETVWRQATNYKVPRLVYVNKMDKAGADFFAAVKSVKERLNGNAVAIQIPIGAEAHFKGLVDLVEMKAYEYDGKPEENAKEIVIPSDLAELAKTKRQELIEAVASYDDDFMMQVLEGVEPDLATLKKVIRKATLTAEFYPAVCGTSFKNKGVKKMIDAVVDYLPSPLDIPATKAHLDDKEVAIPATDDHDFIGLAFKVMTDPYVGSLTFVRGYAGILNKGSYVYNSTKDVKERIGRLIQMHANSRQEIDECYAGDIVAAVGLKSTTTGDTLVAEKSPKYILEKMIFPEPVISQALEPESKDAMEKLALGLQKLAAEDPTFRTYTDEETGQTIIAGMGELHLDIIVDRLKREHGVKAKVGAPQVSYRETITKSAEVEGKHIKQSGGKGQYGHVWIKFEPNHDKGFEFVDKIVGGKIPKEYIKPIQKGLEDKMAGGILAGYPMIDIKATLFDGSYHDVDSSELAYKIAASKALTKAKDLLGTVLLEPIMDVAVVIPEDYFGDVMGDLTRRRGQIEDNETRNDGAHIIRSLVPLKEMFGYATDLRSMTAGRGTYQMQFHHYEKCPKNIADEIIKRRNIQVKDED from the coding sequence ATGGCAAGACAATATAAATTAGAAGATTACCTTAATATCGGTATTATGGCCCACATTGATGCAGGTAAAACAACAACAACAGAAAGAATTTTGCTTCACACAGGTAAAATTCACAAATTAGGTGAAACCCACGACGGTGCTAGCCAAATGGACTGAATGGCCCAAGAACAAGAACGTGGTATTACTATTACTTCAGCTGCTACAACAGCATTCTGAAAAGGAAAAAGAATTAACATTATCGACACCCCAGGACACGTTGACTTTACAGTTGAAGTTGAACGTTCACTTCGTGTATTAGACGGTGCTGTTACCGTTTTAGATGCTCAAAGTGGTGTTGAACCTCAAACAGAAACAGTTTGAAGACAAGCTACAAACTACAAAGTTCCTCGTTTAGTTTATGTAAACAAAATGGATAAAGCAGGAGCTGACTTCTTTGCAGCTGTTAAATCAGTTAAAGAAAGATTAAACGGTAATGCAGTTGCAATTCAAATTCCTATTGGAGCAGAAGCTCATTTCAAAGGTTTAGTTGACCTTGTTGAAATGAAAGCTTATGAATACGATGGAAAACCTGAAGAAAATGCAAAAGAAATTGTTATTCCTTCAGACTTAGCTGAATTAGCAAAAACAAAAAGACAAGAATTAATTGAAGCTGTTGCTTCATATGATGATGACTTTATGATGCAAGTGCTTGAAGGTGTTGAACCTGATTTAGCAACACTTAAAAAAGTTATTCGTAAAGCAACCCTTACAGCTGAATTCTATCCAGCAGTTTGTGGAACAAGTTTCAAAAACAAAGGTGTTAAGAAAATGATCGACGCAGTTGTTGATTACTTACCATCACCTTTAGATATTCCAGCTACAAAAGCTCACTTAGATGATAAAGAAGTAGCTATTCCAGCTACAGATGATCATGACTTTATTGGTTTAGCATTCAAAGTTATGACTGACCCTTATGTTGGTTCATTAACATTCGTTCGTGGATATGCAGGTATTCTTAATAAGGGATCATATGTATATAACTCAACTAAAGATGTTAAAGAAAGAATTGGACGTTTAATCCAAATGCATGCAAACAGCCGTCAAGAAATTGATGAATGTTATGCAGGTGATATTGTGGCAGCTGTTGGTCTTAAATCAACAACCACAGGTGACACATTAGTTGCTGAAAAATCTCCAAAATACATTTTGGAAAAAATGATTTTCCCTGAACCGGTTATTTCACAAGCTCTTGAACCTGAAAGTAAAGATGCTATGGAAAAACTTGCTTTAGGACTTCAAAAATTAGCTGCTGAAGACCCTACATTTAGAACATACACAGATGAAGAAACAGGTCAAACAATTATTGCTGGTATGGGTGAATTACACCTTGACATTATCGTTGACCGTCTCAAACGTGAACATGGTGTTAAAGCTAAAGTTGGTGCACCTCAAGTTTCATACCGTGAAACAATTACAAAAAGTGCTGAAGTTGAAGGTAAACACATTAAACAATCTGGTGGTAAAGGTCAATATGGTCACGTATGAATCAAATTTGAACCAAACCATGACAAAGGTTTTGAATTCGTAGACAAAATTGTTGGTGGTAAAATTCCTAAAGAATACATTAAACCAATTCAAAAAGGCCTTGAAGACAAAATGGCTGGTGGTATCTTAGCAGGATATCCTATGATTGATATTAAAGCTACATTATTTGATGGATCATACCATGATGTCGACTCATCAGAATTAGCTTACAAAATTGCTGCATCTAAAGCTTTAACCAAAGCTAAAGACTTATTAGGTACAGTATTACTTGAACCTATTATGGACGTTGCTGTAGTTATTCCTGAAGATTACTTTGGTGATGTTATGGGTGACTTAACACGTCGTCGTGGACAAATTGAAGACAATGAAACAAGAAATGATGGAGCTCACATTATTCGTTCATTAGTTCCTCTTAAAGAAATGTTTGGTTATGCTACTGACTTACGTAGTATGACAGCTGGTCGTGGAACATACCAAATGCAATTCCACCACTATGAAAAATGTCCAAAAAATATTGCAGATGAAATTATCAAACGTCGTAACATTCAAGTTAAAGACGAAGATTAA
- the rpsO gene encoding 30S ribosomal protein S15, whose amino-acid sequence MITKEEKAKLVAKYGANKKDTGNTFVQIAILTAEIEDLKKHFAANPKDNHSRRGFLAKISKRRVLLQHLKSNDLETYNKVLAELNLRK is encoded by the coding sequence ATGATTACAAAAGAAGAAAAAGCTAAATTAGTTGCTAAGTATGGTGCTAATAAAAAAGACACAGGAAACACATTTGTTCAAATCGCAATTTTAACAGCAGAAATTGAAGATTTGAAAAAACACTTTGCAGCAAATCCTAAAGACAACCACTCACGTCGTGGTTTCTTAGCAAAAATTTCAAAACGTCGTGTTTTATTACAACACCTTAAGTCAAATGACTTAGAAACATACAACAAAGTTTTAGCTGAATTAAACTTAAGAAAATAG
- the rplJ gene encoding 50S ribosomal protein L10 codes for MQKRHESAFRLVKKDTVKEIQNKLESSQALVIAEYRGLSVAELTSLRQEAKKEGIDIKVYKNRLFKIAAKNHGINDLDQHLVGPNIFAFGTTDALIAAKVLVKFSKENKLLVPKAGIFEGKVIDAKGVQEVASLPNYEEALTILARSLMSPLQQLSLSLKMFSEKEENK; via the coding sequence ATGCAAAAAAGACATGAATCTGCTTTTAGATTAGTTAAAAAAGATACAGTTAAAGAAATTCAAAATAAACTTGAATCTTCACAAGCTCTTGTTATAGCTGAATATCGTGGATTAAGTGTTGCTGAATTGACTTCATTACGTCAAGAAGCTAAAAAAGAAGGTATTGACATTAAAGTTTACAAAAACCGTCTTTTCAAAATAGCTGCTAAAAATCATGGCATTAATGATTTAGATCAACACTTAGTAGGACCAAACATTTTTGCTTTTGGTACAACCGATGCTCTAATTGCTGCAAAAGTTTTAGTTAAATTCTCTAAAGAAAACAAACTTTTGGTTCCTAAAGCTGGTATTTTTGAAGGCAAAGTTATCGATGCTAAAGGTGTTCAAGAAGTTGCTTCATTACCAAACTATGAAGAAGCTCTTACAATTCTTGCTCGTTCACTTATGTCACCATTACAACAACTCTCTCTTTCTCTAAAAATGTTTAGTGAAAAAGAAGAAAACAAATAA